A genomic segment from Acidobacteriota bacterium encodes:
- a CDS encoding DUF2793 domain-containing protein → MTVPKTTRRLVQPPSAAGAASGGTGNYIIEAERSGGVAGAIELTDAVVAGTAAGVPGATVKAQIEATYAAALDAGANFKDPAINILTTPPGSPTNGDRYIAGVGSTGAWAGHDNDIVDRTAGAWVFTTSVAGWIINVRDWGTANSNAQFRRSTGGWVEQGVTVIADQVVETTDRVFLSPTQRDKLDDIPDDAVSEADHVGAGGDAHANAVASVDGAGGAAGFITPASQEKLNGIAVGAEVNPADLDDVPDSATRAAVHPDRLTPISNLPSDTVTALAGKAATSHTHDAATASAAGVGGAAGFMSAASQEKLDGVEEGAQVNPAAMTNAHIDALTDTTERTITAARLGYFRGLYITAVAPDFAFQREATLLSRRVTVLQSGDGDVTIPGPTGAAVWTVINNSGAVRTVTPQFLPVVFGGTYANAAIAPAAWPTTLPKTGVQALTISVWVYPTELSTALPQYILSTYSGEADAAIATRARIEFGLRSANGGELGFFATNQAGVEVGRVAIPITTSGLVASTWNHIAFSFDGVAGTARFRINGVARTPTNTLPGSYTVAWGNTDGTNPTGRSFLTVGNRFGKGANGWRGALGQFWLDDSFTNLDDAPTLAKLYTSSTNSPRDLGANGTATSLSPAIFLNTAARADSQYVNAAPSAGEVWTDVSAFTPLVTAVPLDPPLAVPLATIAGGASYSLENGATATFYVENSGSGLVLNWIVSDTGTGASTTGGAARIYSGDGAPSSTLGATGDTYIDEQNGDLFVKEAAGWGAARMRIQGAPGAPGSGYGTDPTVAPYNADATGAADSTAAIQAALDAGRHVHLRAGLYRWTTLRISDVGGVLSGDGPYATEARPYLPAYVTDDGSAARHGSMVDGIALAQAVDSTGVVTIRADGLMGVTSKTTFTIPRRITFTMRETCGRRPAKPCGCRSRARRRIGARRWSNTCRSRAASSPPPNRSRGQRFRPARRRCSSRRPTRAPTPSGTSRPARRSCGCRGRHSAARCSPRSSPR, encoded by the coding sequence ATGACCGTCCCAAAGACTACCCGCCGGCTCGTTCAGCCCCCGTCCGCAGCCGGAGCCGCGTCGGGCGGCACGGGGAACTACATCATCGAAGCCGAGCGGTCTGGTGGAGTTGCCGGCGCGATCGAGCTGACGGACGCTGTCGTCGCCGGCACCGCGGCGGGCGTCCCGGGCGCCACAGTGAAGGCGCAGATCGAAGCGACCTATGCCGCCGCGCTCGACGCAGGCGCCAACTTCAAAGACCCCGCCATCAACATCCTCACGACGCCGCCCGGGTCTCCGACCAACGGGGACCGATACATCGCGGGCGTGGGCAGCACGGGCGCGTGGGCTGGCCACGACAACGACATCGTCGATCGAACCGCCGGCGCGTGGGTGTTCACGACATCGGTCGCCGGGTGGATCATCAACGTCAGGGATTGGGGGACGGCAAACTCGAACGCGCAGTTCCGCCGGTCGACGGGCGGCTGGGTCGAGCAAGGCGTGACGGTCATCGCCGACCAGGTCGTCGAGACGACAGACCGCGTCTTTCTCAGTCCGACGCAGAGAGACAAGCTCGACGACATCCCGGATGACGCTGTTTCCGAGGCGGATCACGTCGGCGCCGGCGGGGACGCACACGCCAACGCCGTTGCGTCGGTCGACGGCGCTGGCGGGGCCGCCGGGTTCATCACGCCAGCCAGCCAGGAGAAGCTGAACGGCATTGCTGTCGGGGCGGAAGTCAACCCTGCCGACCTGGACGACGTGCCGGACAGCGCCACCCGGGCGGCGGTGCACCCCGACCGCCTGACGCCCATCTCCAACCTCCCAAGCGACACCGTCACTGCGCTGGCTGGCAAGGCCGCCACCAGCCACACGCACGACGCCGCCACCGCATCTGCAGCCGGCGTCGGCGGAGCCGCCGGGTTCATGTCCGCAGCCAGCCAGGAGAAGCTGGATGGCGTCGAAGAGGGCGCCCAGGTTAACCCGGCGGCGATGACGAACGCGCACATCGACGCGCTGACCGACACCACCGAGCGCACGATCACCGCGGCCCGCCTCGGCTACTTCCGCGGCCTCTACATCACCGCGGTCGCGCCGGACTTCGCTTTCCAGCGCGAGGCCACTCTGCTGTCTCGGCGCGTCACGGTACTTCAGTCGGGCGATGGCGACGTGACGATCCCCGGACCCACGGGGGCGGCCGTCTGGACCGTCATCAACAACTCGGGCGCCGTACGCACCGTCACGCCGCAGTTTCTCCCGGTGGTGTTCGGCGGCACCTATGCAAACGCGGCGATCGCGCCGGCGGCCTGGCCGACGACGCTGCCGAAAACAGGCGTCCAGGCGCTCACCATTTCGGTGTGGGTCTACCCGACCGAGCTATCGACAGCCCTTCCGCAGTACATCCTTTCGACCTATTCGGGCGAGGCGGACGCGGCCATCGCGACGCGCGCACGGATAGAGTTCGGGCTGCGGTCGGCAAATGGCGGCGAGCTTGGTTTCTTCGCGACCAACCAAGCCGGCGTTGAGGTCGGCCGGGTCGCCATCCCGATCACGACGTCCGGTCTGGTCGCGTCGACGTGGAACCACATCGCTTTCAGCTTCGACGGCGTGGCCGGGACCGCCAGATTTCGGATCAACGGCGTCGCACGCACGCCGACCAACACCTTGCCTGGTTCTTACACGGTCGCCTGGGGCAACACCGACGGGACCAACCCAACCGGCCGGTCGTTTCTTACCGTCGGCAACCGTTTCGGCAAGGGCGCGAACGGCTGGCGCGGCGCGCTTGGACAGTTCTGGCTCGACGACAGCTTCACCAACCTGGATGACGCCCCGACGCTGGCCAAGCTCTATACCTCGAGCACCAACTCCCCGCGCGACCTGGGGGCCAACGGGACGGCGACGAGCCTGTCCCCCGCCATCTTCCTGAACACCGCGGCGAGAGCCGATAGCCAGTATGTGAACGCCGCGCCGTCGGCTGGCGAGGTCTGGACCGACGTAAGCGCCTTCACGCCGCTCGTGACGGCGGTCCCTCTTGACCCACCGCTTGCCGTGCCGCTCGCCACGATCGCCGGTGGCGCCTCCTACAGCCTGGAGAACGGCGCCACCGCGACCTTCTACGTCGAGAACAGCGGGAGCGGACTGGTCCTCAACTGGATCGTGTCGGACACGGGCACGGGCGCGAGCACGACCGGCGGTGCCGCGCGCATCTACTCCGGAGACGGCGCGCCTTCATCCACGTTGGGCGCGACTGGCGACACCTACATCGACGAGCAGAACGGCGATCTGTTCGTCAAGGAGGCAGCCGGTTGGGGTGCCGCGCGGATGCGGATCCAAGGGGCGCCTGGGGCGCCTGGCAGCGGCTACGGGACCGATCCCACCGTTGCCCCCTACAACGCCGATGCCACCGGCGCCGCAGACAGCACAGCCGCCATCCAGGCCGCCCTGGACGCTGGCCGACACGTTCACCTGCGGGCAGGCCTCTACCGCTGGACCACCCTCCGGATCTCGGATGTGGGCGGCGTCCTGAGCGGCGACGGACCCTACGCGACCGAGGCGAGACCCTACCTGCCGGCCTACGTCACCGACGACGGCAGCGCGGCGCGCCACGGCTCGATGGTCGACGGCATCGCCCTGGCGCAGGCGGTCGACTCGACGGGTGTCGTGACGATCCGCGCCGACGGCTTGATGGGCGTGACCAGCAAGACGACGTTCACCATCCCGCGCCGCATCACGTTCACCATGCGCGAGACCTGCGGGCGGCGGCCGGCGAAACCCTGTGGCTGCAGATCAAGGGCACGTCGCCGGATTGGGGCGCGCAGGTGGTCGAATACCTGCCGGTCCCGGGCGGCTTCGTCTCCTCCGCCCAACCGATCGAGGGGACAGCGGTTCCGGCCGGCGCGACGCAGGTGTTCGTCTCGACGGCCAACACGGGCTCCAACACCGTCTGGTACGTCCCGGCCGGCCAGGCGGTCGTGTGGCTGCCGTGGACGACATTCGGCGGCACGGTGTTCACCGCGATCCAGTCCGCGGTGA